A portion of the Rhodococcus pseudokoreensis genome contains these proteins:
- a CDS encoding aldo/keto reductase, with the protein MKGTDSRTFGRAGFDVTLLGYGGAPIGNIFRPIPETDAQAQIAEAWNMGVRSFDTAPMYGHGLSEHRVGHALLTKDREDYVLSTKVGRTLTPAARGSFDTGIWVDTPPFRADFDYSYDAVLRQVEDSLQRMCQDRFDILYVHDVDRYTHGDAQPGRFAEALAGAFPALIRLRDEGVVRAIGIGVNEADVCVDALQRVDLDCVLLAGRYTLLEQDPVTDLLPLAAERDVAIVLGGVFNSGVLATGAVPGAKFNYQPASEEVLGRVRDIEKFCARHDVPLAAASIQFAAAHPAVRELLLGARNCDQLRQNAAWLEHPIPAEFWQDLRAAGLILEEAPTPT; encoded by the coding sequence GTGAAGGGGACCGACAGCCGGACGTTCGGGCGCGCCGGCTTCGACGTCACCCTCCTCGGCTACGGCGGTGCGCCCATCGGCAACATCTTCCGGCCGATCCCCGAGACGGACGCCCAGGCGCAGATCGCCGAGGCGTGGAACATGGGTGTGCGGTCGTTCGACACCGCTCCCATGTACGGGCACGGACTGTCCGAGCACCGGGTCGGCCACGCACTGCTGACGAAGGACCGCGAAGACTACGTGTTGTCCACGAAGGTGGGACGCACACTGACACCCGCGGCCCGTGGGTCGTTCGACACCGGGATCTGGGTGGACACACCGCCGTTCCGGGCCGACTTCGACTACTCGTACGACGCGGTGCTGCGGCAGGTGGAGGACAGCCTGCAGCGCATGTGCCAGGACAGGTTCGACATCCTCTACGTGCACGACGTCGACCGGTACACGCACGGCGACGCCCAGCCCGGGCGGTTCGCGGAGGCGCTCGCGGGTGCGTTCCCCGCGCTGATCCGGTTGCGGGACGAGGGCGTGGTCCGGGCGATCGGTATCGGGGTCAACGAGGCCGACGTCTGCGTCGACGCCCTCCAACGCGTCGACCTCGACTGCGTTCTCCTCGCGGGCAGATACACACTGCTCGAACAGGATCCGGTGACGGACCTGCTGCCGCTCGCGGCGGAGCGCGACGTCGCGATCGTGCTCGGCGGCGTGTTCAACTCGGGCGTCCTGGCCACCGGCGCGGTGCCCGGCGCGAAGTTCAATTACCAGCCGGCGTCGGAAGAGGTGCTGGGCCGGGTACGCGACATCGAGAAGTTCTGTGCGCGTCACGACGTTCCGTTGGCGGCGGCGTCGATTCAGTTCGCGGCCGCGCATCCCGCCGTGCGGGAACTTCTGCTCGGCGCCCGGAACTGCGACCAGTTGCGGCAGAACGCGGCCTGGCTCGAACACCCGATCCCGGCCGAATTCTGGCAGGACCTGCGCGCCGCGGGACTGATCCTGGAGGAGGCGCCCACCCCGACCTGA
- a CDS encoding serine/threonine-protein kinase, with protein sequence MTDFDPLATQRESMTATFTAELSAVGLEDAKEIGHGGFGVVYRCAQPELDRTVAVKVLTSALDAENLERFLREQRAMGRLSGHPHIVNIMQVGTTDTGRPYIVMQYHPHDSLDVQIRRRGPIPWSDALRIGVKLAGALETAHRVGILHRDVKPGNILLTEYGEPQLTDFGIARMSGAFETTAGTVTGSPAFTAPEVLSGRTPTAASDVYSLGATLFSAITGHAAFERHNGEEVIAQFLRITTQPVPDLRSEGFPEDLSAVIQRAMAGKPEDRPASAAAFGDELREVERHHGLAVDEMAMPVDPGVHHTEDSSHGTISTVSGPFRTSTTGRAKYTSTPPPAPATRFRPPAATRQLVERDRLIDLLRAGRRRLLTVIHGPTGFGKSTLAAQWRNVLADEGVAVAWLTVDSDDDNVVWFVAHLIEAIRRVRPNLAKELGQVLEEHDDEAERYVLTSLVNQIHESGERIALIIDDWQRVSEPTTIAALEFLLDNGCHHLQVVVTSRTRAGLPMSRMRVKDELVEIDYSELRFDDSEARSFLVDLGGLPLDSEDVTELRDSTDGWVAALQLASLSLRGRADPSELIAGLSGRHHAIGEFLAENVLDTLEPEMLDFLLATSITERTCGSLANTLAGTSRGQAMLEAAEDRDLFLRHIDDERTWFRYHTLFAEFLRRRLERDQPDRVRELHRAASRWFCDHSLLREAVEHALAGGEEQRAVELVEADGLLLLEQSQSATLSAVVDMLPPGLVAASARLQVTTAWANAMANRTTVAERALERAERALAHGDASATDTADLRAEAGVVRAVAELRSDRTERIDELVGDCLARPESLHPWVVCAAFNVTTFAAVYRFDFAEVRRIQEVGRPFYERNKGPHNVVHGQSYLGVASYEQLDIDDAVDRFRRARRAGRKLGGPRAPSARLAGSLLGEVLYERGDVEEAERLLDDGYTLAIETGGVDFKVARFVTGAHVKALRGDREEATKRLHAGLEVAGTFSLARLRARVENERRRLGITAHPSLGAPDPVRYENRRRPVSGIDEIVAQVEEATAVRMLLATGARENIETACGWAQEWTDRLAGTGRNRAHLLAERLRVACLAAAGREDEAKQALASIASICAARGLHRILPDGGPLVVALVADLRADQLAGDWPPDRPTVPSDFLEELQNSTSPYTM encoded by the coding sequence ATGACCGATTTCGACCCGCTCGCCACCCAGCGTGAGTCGATGACTGCGACCTTCACGGCCGAGCTGTCCGCGGTCGGGCTGGAGGACGCCAAGGAGATCGGGCACGGTGGGTTCGGGGTGGTATATCGGTGCGCGCAACCGGAACTCGACCGGACGGTGGCGGTCAAGGTTCTCACCTCGGCGCTCGACGCCGAGAATCTCGAACGCTTCCTGCGGGAGCAACGCGCCATGGGCAGGCTGAGTGGCCACCCGCACATCGTCAACATCATGCAGGTCGGGACCACCGACACCGGCAGGCCGTACATCGTGATGCAGTACCACCCCCACGATTCGCTGGACGTTCAGATCCGGCGGCGCGGGCCCATCCCCTGGAGCGACGCCCTGCGGATCGGGGTGAAACTCGCGGGTGCGCTCGAGACAGCACACCGGGTCGGCATACTCCACCGGGACGTCAAACCGGGAAACATCCTGCTCACGGAGTACGGCGAACCACAGCTCACCGATTTCGGGATCGCCCGGATGTCGGGGGCGTTCGAGACGACGGCGGGCACCGTCACCGGTTCCCCCGCGTTCACCGCACCGGAAGTGCTGTCGGGGCGCACCCCGACCGCCGCGTCCGACGTGTACAGCCTCGGCGCGACCCTGTTCAGCGCGATCACCGGGCACGCCGCGTTCGAACGGCACAACGGCGAGGAGGTGATCGCGCAGTTCCTGCGCATCACCACCCAGCCCGTCCCGGACCTGCGCAGCGAGGGATTCCCGGAGGACCTCAGCGCCGTGATCCAGCGGGCGATGGCCGGGAAACCGGAGGATCGCCCCGCGTCCGCCGCCGCCTTCGGGGACGAACTGCGCGAGGTCGAACGGCACCACGGTCTGGCCGTGGACGAGATGGCGATGCCCGTCGACCCCGGTGTCCATCACACCGAGGACTCCTCGCACGGCACGATCTCGACCGTCTCCGGGCCGTTCCGGACGTCCACGACGGGACGGGCGAAATATACGTCGACGCCGCCGCCCGCGCCTGCCACCCGGTTCCGGCCGCCCGCCGCGACCCGGCAACTCGTCGAGCGCGACCGGCTGATCGACCTGCTGCGGGCCGGCCGCCGTCGCCTGCTGACCGTGATCCACGGTCCCACCGGATTCGGCAAGAGCACCCTCGCCGCCCAGTGGCGGAACGTCCTCGCTGACGAGGGGGTGGCGGTCGCGTGGCTGACCGTCGACAGCGACGACGACAATGTGGTGTGGTTCGTCGCGCACCTCATCGAGGCGATCCGCCGTGTGCGCCCCAACCTGGCGAAGGAACTCGGCCAGGTCCTCGAGGAGCACGACGACGAGGCCGAACGGTACGTGCTCACCTCGCTCGTCAACCAGATCCACGAGAGTGGCGAACGGATCGCCCTGATCATCGACGACTGGCAGCGCGTGTCGGAACCCACGACGATCGCCGCGCTGGAGTTCCTCCTCGACAACGGGTGCCACCACCTGCAGGTCGTGGTGACGAGCCGGACCCGGGCCGGGTTGCCGATGAGCCGCATGCGAGTCAAGGACGAACTCGTCGAAATCGATTATTCGGAACTGCGTTTCGACGATTCCGAGGCGCGGTCGTTCCTCGTCGACCTCGGCGGACTGCCCCTCGACAGCGAGGACGTCACGGAACTGCGCGACTCCACCGACGGCTGGGTGGCGGCGCTGCAACTGGCGTCGCTGTCGCTGCGCGGGCGTGCGGATCCGTCGGAGCTGATCGCCGGACTGTCGGGGCGCCACCACGCGATCGGCGAATTCCTCGCCGAGAACGTCCTCGACACCCTCGAACCCGAGATGCTCGACTTCCTGCTGGCCACCTCGATCACCGAACGTACGTGCGGCAGTCTTGCCAATACCCTCGCAGGCACGTCGCGCGGGCAGGCGATGCTCGAGGCGGCCGAGGACCGGGACCTGTTCCTGCGCCACATCGACGACGAGCGAACGTGGTTCCGCTACCACACCCTGTTCGCCGAATTCCTGCGCCGCAGGCTCGAACGCGACCAGCCCGACCGCGTCCGGGAACTGCACCGCGCCGCTTCCCGCTGGTTCTGCGACCACAGCCTGCTCCGCGAGGCCGTCGAGCACGCCCTCGCCGGCGGCGAAGAGCAACGCGCAGTGGAACTCGTCGAGGCCGACGGGCTGTTGCTGCTCGAGCAGTCGCAGTCGGCGACGTTGTCCGCGGTGGTCGACATGCTGCCGCCAGGTCTCGTCGCCGCGAGCGCCCGGCTGCAGGTCACGACGGCGTGGGCGAATGCGATGGCGAACCGGACCACGGTCGCCGAGCGGGCACTCGAACGAGCCGAACGGGCACTCGCCCACGGCGACGCGAGCGCGACCGACACGGCGGATCTGCGGGCGGAGGCGGGCGTGGTGCGTGCCGTGGCCGAACTGCGCAGCGACCGCACCGAACGGATCGACGAACTCGTCGGCGACTGCCTCGCGAGGCCGGAGTCGCTGCACCCGTGGGTGGTGTGCGCCGCGTTCAACGTCACCACGTTCGCCGCGGTCTACCGCTTCGACTTCGCGGAAGTACGCAGGATCCAGGAAGTCGGGCGGCCCTTCTACGAGCGGAACAAGGGACCGCACAACGTCGTTCACGGCCAGAGTTATCTGGGTGTCGCATCGTATGAGCAACTCGACATCGACGACGCCGTCGACCGTTTCCGGCGCGCCCGCCGAGCCGGCCGGAAACTGGGCGGGCCGCGCGCACCGTCCGCCCGGCTCGCGGGGTCGCTGCTCGGTGAGGTGCTCTACGAACGCGGGGACGTCGAGGAGGCCGAGCGTCTCCTCGACGACGGATACACCCTGGCCATCGAGACCGGCGGGGTGGATTTCAAGGTCGCCCGCTTCGTCACCGGAGCGCACGTCAAGGCGCTGCGCGGAGACCGGGAGGAAGCGACGAAACGCCTCCATGCCGGACTCGAGGTGGCCGGGACGTTCTCCCTCGCCCGCCTGCGGGCCCGCGTCGAGAACGAACGCCGGCGACTCGGCATCACCGCGCATCCGAGCCTCGGCGCGCCGGACCCGGTCCGCTACGAGAACCGGCGGCGCCCGGTCTCGGGCATCGACGAGATCGTCGCACAGGTCGAGGAGGCCACCGCGGTTCGGATGCTGCTCGCCACCGGGGCCCGCGAGAACATCGAGACGGCGTGCGGATGGGCGCAGGAGTGGACCGACCGGCTGGCGGGCACCGGCCGCAACCGCGCCCACCTGCTGGCCGAGCGGCTGCGGGTGGCGTGCCTCGCCGCGGCGGGCCGCGAAGACGAGGCGAAGCAGGCACTCGCGTCCATCGCCTCGATCTGCGCGGCGCGCGGACTTCACCGGATACTTCCCGACGGCGGGCCCCTCGTCGTCGCCCTGGTCGCGGATCTCCGGGCCGATCAACTGGCCGGCGACTGGCCCCCGGACCGGCCGACGGTCCCCTCCGATTTCCTCGAGGAACTGCAGAACTCGACGTCGCCGTACACGATGTGA